Proteins encoded within one genomic window of Oryza brachyantha chromosome 7, ObraRS2, whole genome shotgun sequence:
- the LOC102703412 gene encoding uncharacterized protein LOC102703412 isoform X1, which yields MSKKKSKSQLPAVKAPLIDGEQGVTSDYIGGDDLDDLLSKLTRSVEVAKASRGGLPEKIWMKRQFAIGVNDVTRVLERMPAAAVTQSGPCSSEAQTGKAPLTAPSVSLQAVLVAADCNPKWLTKHIPTLASTRQVPVLCLKDNKESSLRLGQVVNVRTALAIGVKARDSIINKAVDEALRTANLVANES from the exons ATGagcaagaagaagagcaaGTCTCAGCTGCCAGCAGTAAAGGCGCCGTTGATAGATGGTGAACAAGG AGTAACTTCAGATTACATTGGAGGAGATGATCTTGATGACCTGTTGTCGAAGCTTACTAG GAGCGTGGAGGTTGCAAAGGCTTCAAGGGGAGGGTTGCCggaaaagatatggatgaag CGACAATTTGCTATTGGAGTCAATGATGTTACAAGGGTTCTTGAGCGAatgcctgctgctgctgttacTCAATCTGGTCCCTGTTCTAGTGAAGCACAAACTGGCAAAGCTCCTCTAACAGCTCCTTCGGTGTCACTTCAG GCTGTCCTAGTAGCTGCGGATTGCAACCCTAAATGGTTAACAAAACACATACCAACCCTGGCATCTACAAGGCAGGTTCCTGTGTTGTGCCTGAAGGACAACAAAGAAAGTTCACTGAGGTTAGGTCAAGTGGTGAATGTCAGAACAGCCCTGGCCATTGGTGTAAAG GCCAGAGATAGCATAATCAATAAGGCCGTTGATGAAGCCCTGAGGACTGCTAATCTGGTTGCCAATGAATCGTAA
- the LOC102703412 gene encoding uncharacterized protein LOC102703412 isoform X2 gives MSKKKSKSQLPAVKAPLIDGEQGVTSDYIGGDDLDDLLSKLTRSVEVAKASRGGLPEKIWMKRQFAIGVNDVTRVLERMPAAAVTQSGPCSSEAQTGKAPLTAPSVSLQVPVLCLKDNKESSLRLGQVVNVRTALAIGVKARDSIINKAVDEALRTANLVANES, from the exons ATGagcaagaagaagagcaaGTCTCAGCTGCCAGCAGTAAAGGCGCCGTTGATAGATGGTGAACAAGG AGTAACTTCAGATTACATTGGAGGAGATGATCTTGATGACCTGTTGTCGAAGCTTACTAG GAGCGTGGAGGTTGCAAAGGCTTCAAGGGGAGGGTTGCCggaaaagatatggatgaag CGACAATTTGCTATTGGAGTCAATGATGTTACAAGGGTTCTTGAGCGAatgcctgctgctgctgttacTCAATCTGGTCCCTGTTCTAGTGAAGCACAAACTGGCAAAGCTCCTCTAACAGCTCCTTCGGTGTCACTTCAG GTTCCTGTGTTGTGCCTGAAGGACAACAAAGAAAGTTCACTGAGGTTAGGTCAAGTGGTGAATGTCAGAACAGCCCTGGCCATTGGTGTAAAG GCCAGAGATAGCATAATCAATAAGGCCGTTGATGAAGCCCTGAGGACTGCTAATCTGGTTGCCAATGAATCGTAA
- the LOC102703702 gene encoding uncharacterized protein LOC102703702, which translates to MARSARARRHVARQLRPAPYPIPSYRWKAMKESNRKKALPSMQKMDWEDANCSVCMEYPHNAVLLLCSSHDKGCRPYMCGTSYRHSNCLDQFKKAYTKGALLEELPANTIGTNLDSAPLAAGEKPESVDLACPLCRGKVKGWTIVEPARSYLNGKRRTCMQDGCSFLGTYKELRKHVKSEHPLAKPREVDPILEQKWRLLEIERERQDALSTITSTMGRAIVFGDYVLDLEDDDDDDLDDTESNDDDNANGHGTADNTRRMLLFLMRQVARHHHNQRLQNANVSSGSAEDSYAVGGVANGTAPYPYTLEGDEEDGLVVAGGGSTGLMSRPERRRRRRRRHRERLFLGAN; encoded by the coding sequence ATGGCAAGAAGTGCAAGGGCAAGGAGGCATGTGGCTCGTCAGCTCAGACCCGCCCCATATCCCATTCCTTCATACCGCTGGAAGGCAATGAAAGAATCGAACCGAAAGAAAGCTCTGCCTTCTATGCAGAAGATGGACTGGGAAGATGCTAACTGCTCTGTGTGCATGGAATACCCACATAATGCTGTTCTCCTCCTCTGTTCCTCACATGATAAAGGTTGTCGCCCTTACATGTGTGGAACTAGCTACCGCCACTCAAATTGTCTTGATCAGTTCAAGAAGGCCTACACCAAGGGGGCATTGCTTGAGGAACTTCCTGCTAACACTATTGGCACGAACTTGGACTCCGCACCATTGGCTGCAGGTGAAAAACCTGAGTCCGTTGATCTTGCATGTCCACTGTGTCGTGGTAAGGTGAAGGGGTGGACTATTGTAGAACCAGCTCGAAGTTATCTTAATGGGAAAAGGAGGACATGCATGCAGGATGGTTGCTCATTTCTAGGGACCTACAAGGAACTCCGCAAGCATGTGAAGTCTGAGCACCCTCTTGCAAAACCAAGGGAAGTGGATCCCATCCTTGAACAGAAGTGGAGATTGCTAGAGATTGAAAGAGAGAGGCAAGATGCGCTCAGTACGATAACATCAACAATGGGGAGGGCTATTGTTTTCGGCGATTATGTTCTGGACCTGGAGGATGACGATGACGATGATTTGGATGACACAGAAagcaacgacgacgacaatgCCAACGGACATGGGACAGCAGATAACACTAGAAGGATGTTATTGTTTCTGATGCGTCAGGTCGCTCGGCATCACCACAACCAAAGGCTTCAGAATGCAAATGTTTCATCTGGTAGCGCAGAGGACAGTTATGCGGTGGGCGGTGTTGCAAATGGAACCGCACCTTACCCTTACACCTTGGAAGGAGACGAAGAGGATGGCTTGGTTGTGGCCGGAGGCGGAAGCACAGGTCTGATGAGTAGACCagagaggcggcgccggcgccgccgcagacACCGCGAGAGGTTGTTCTTAGGTGCTAACTGA
- the LOC102703986 gene encoding dirigent protein 5-like, protein MTMDDGRRVTWSKASLIVTAIFLLSLSSSASVAAHGRSSKRFVRSYDEPCKKMRLYLHDILYDYSNSTANSTAAAVTKPTALSTAVSKSGYFFGRVVVFNDPVTEGKALPPALEETAVRAQGLYLYDNKEDYTAWLAFSVVFNSTAHRGTLNLIGADPLAEKTRDISVVGGTGDFFMARGVATIRTDAIEGFKYFRLQMDINLYECYV, encoded by the coding sequence ATGACAATGGATGATGGCCGGAGGGTTACTTGGTCCAAGGCGTCTCTGATCGTCACCGCCATCTTCCTGCTCAGCCTGAGCAGCTCGGCGAGCGTCGCCGCCCATGGCCGGAGCAGCAAGAGGTTCGTCAGGAGCTACGACGAGCCGTGCAAGAAGATGAGGCTCTACCTCCACGACATCCTCTACGACTACAGCAACAGCACGGCGAactccacggcggcggcggtcaccAAGCCGACGGCGCTGAGCACTGCCGTGTCGAAGAGCGGCTACTTCTTCGGCAGGGTGGTGGTGTTCAACGACCCGGTGACGGAGGGGaaggcgctgccgccggcgctggaGGAGACGGCGGTGCGCGCGCAGGGGCTCTACCTGTACGACAACAAGGAGGACTACACGGCGTGGCTGGCCTTCTCCGTCGTGTTCAACTCCACGGCGCATCGCGGCACGCTCAACCTCATCGGCGCCGACCCTCTCGCCGAGAAGACGAGGGACATCTCCGTCGTCGGCGGCACCGGTGACTTCTTCATGGCGCGCGGCGTCGCCACGATCCGCACCGACGCCATCGAGGGCTTCAAATACTTCCGCCTGCAGATGGACATCAACCTCTACGAATGCTACGTCTGA
- the LOC102703510 gene encoding dirigent protein 5-like — translation MATWSKASLTGAAVFLLSLSAASVAHGRRSYGEPCKKMKLYFHDIIYDYSNSTSNSTSAAVTKPTALSTTVSKSGYFFGRVVVFNDPMTEGKALPPELEETAVRAQGLYFLDRKDDFGAWMAFSIVFNSTAQQGTLSLMGADPNVETKDISVVGGTGDFFMARGVATLRGDAVEGLKYFRLQMDISLYECYDA, via the coding sequence ATGGCAACTTGGTCCAAGGCGTCTCtgaccggcgccgccgtcttccTGCTCAGCCTGAGCGCGGCGAGCGTCGCCCATGGCCGCCGGAGCTACGGCGAGCCGTGCAAGAAGATGAAGCTCTACTTCCACGACATCATCTACGACTACAGCAACAGCACGTCCAActccacgtcggcggcggtcaCCAAGCCGACGGCGCTGAGCACCACCGTGTCGAAGAGCGGCTACTTCTTCGGCCGGGTGGTGGTGTTCAACGACCCGATGACGGAGGGGAaggcgctgccgccggagctGGAGGAGACGGCGGTGCGCGCGCAGGGGCTCTACTTTCTGGACAGGAAGGACGACTTCGGCGCGTGGATGGCCTTCTCCATCGTCTTCAACTCGACGGCGCAGCAGGGCACGCTCAGCCTCATGGGCGCCGACCCCAACGTCGAGACGAAGGACATCTCCGTCGTGGGCGGCACCGGCGACTTCTTCATGGCGCGCGGCGTCGCCACGCTccgcggcgacgccgtcgaggGCCTCAAATACTTCCGCCTGCAGATGGACATCAGCCTCTACGAATGCTACGACGCCTGA
- the LOC102703795 gene encoding dirigent protein 5-like has product MATWSKASLIIAAIFLLSLSCSASGVAHGRRSSSSSRRLVRSYDEPCKKMRLYLHDILYDYSNSTANSTAAAATKPTALSTAVSKSGYFFGRVVVFNDPVTEGKALEETAVRAQGLYFYDRKDAPNAWLAFSIVFNSTAQQGTLNLMGAVINFNLGMFFTTSPKKNDAIPAVTMPVPDYQPQEQ; this is encoded by the exons ATGGCTACCTGGTCCAAGGCGTCTCTGATCATCGCCGCCATCTTCCTGCTCAGCCTGAGCTGCTCGGCGAGCGGCGTCGCGCATGgccgccggagcagcagcagcagcaggaggctCGTCAGGAGCTACGACGAGCCGTGCAAGAAGATGAGGCTCTACCTCCACGACATCCTCTACGACTACAGCAACAGCACGGCGAactccacggcggcggcggccaccaaGCCGACGGCCCTGAGCACCGCCGTGTCGAAGAGCGGCTACTTCTTCGGCAGGGTGGTGGTGTTCAACGACCCGGTGACGGAGGGGAAGGCGCTGGAGGAGACAGCGGTCCGGGCGCAGGGGCTCTACTTCTACGACCGGAAGGATGCGCCCAACGCGTGGCTCGCCTTCTCCATCGTCTTCAACTCGACGGCGCAGCAGGGCACGCTCAACCTCATGGGCGC tgttatcAATTTTAATCTTGGGATGTTCTTC ACTACCAGCCCCAAGAAAAATGATGCTATACCCGCAGTAACAATGCCGGTACCAGACTACCAGCCCCAAGAACAATGA